The DNA sequence CGTCCGGATTGTGAAATACGCCATGACCTTGCAGTACCCAACCATCGCCGATTGCGTCGGCAATACGCCTCTGGTTCGCCTGCAGCGCATCGCTGGCGAAACCAGCAATACCCTCCTGCTCAAGCTCGAAGGTAACAATCCTGCCGGCTCGGTGAAGGACCGCCCGGCACTGTCGATGATCACCCGCGCCGAACTGCGCGGCCAGATCAAGCCCGGCGACACCCTGATCGAAGCCACCTCCGGCAACACCGGCATCGCCCTGGCGATGGCGGCGGCGATCAAGGGCTACAAGATGATCCTGATCATGCCTGACAACTCCACCGCCGAGCGCAAGGCCGCCATGACCGCCTACGGCGCCGAGCTGATCCTGGTGACCAAGGAAGAGGGCATGGAAGGCGCCCGTGACCTGGCCGAGAAGCTGCAGGCCGAAGGCCGTGGCCTGGTGCTGGACCAGTTCGCCAACGGCGACAACCCGATCGCCCACTACACCAGCACCGGCCCGGAGATCTGGCAGCAGACCCAGGGCAGCATCACCCATTTCATCAGCTCCATGGGCACCACCGGGACCATCATGGGCTGCTCGCAGTACCTCAAGGAACAGAACCCGGCGGTGCAGATCATCGGCCTGCAGCCGATGGAAGGTTCGGCCATCCCGGGTATCCGCCGCTGGCCCGAGGAGTACCTGCCGAAGATCTTCGACGCCACCCGCGTCGACCGTGTGGTCGACATGTCGCAGCAGGAAGCCGAAGACACCACCCGCCGCCTTGCCCGTGAAGAGGGCATTTTCTGCGGCGTGTCTTCCGGTGGTGCGGTCGCGGCCATGCTGCGCCTGTCCCGCGAGGTGGAAAACGCCACGATGGTCGCGATCATCTGCGACCGTGGCGACCGTTACCTGTCCACCGGCCTGTTCGACCTGAGCTAAATGTCCAAGAAAAAAAGCAACAGCGGCCTGCGCTTCCAGCCGGCCGGTGGTAACCGTACCGCCCAGGTACCCGTGGGCAAGAAGCAGCGGCTGGACATCGAGCGCCTGGCCGGTGACGGCCGGGGTATCGCCTTCTTCGAGGGGCGCACCTGGTTCGTCAGCGGCGCCCTGGCCGGCGAAGCCGTGGAGGCGCGGGTGCTCAATGCCCGCGGCAAAGTGGTCGAGGCCCGCCTGGAGCGGCTGCTGCAGGCCAGCCCGGAGCGCCGTGAGGCGCCTTGCCGGTATTACGATCGTTGTGGTGGCTGCAACCTGCAGCACCTGCCGCACGAGGCGCAACTGGCGCTCAAGCAGCGCACCCTGGCCGAGCAACTGCAGCGGG is a window from the Pseudomonas anuradhapurensis genome containing:
- the cysM gene encoding cysteine synthase CysM, with product MTLQYPTIADCVGNTPLVRLQRIAGETSNTLLLKLEGNNPAGSVKDRPALSMITRAELRGQIKPGDTLIEATSGNTGIALAMAAAIKGYKMILIMPDNSTAERKAAMTAYGAELILVTKEEGMEGARDLAEKLQAEGRGLVLDQFANGDNPIAHYTSTGPEIWQQTQGSITHFISSMGTTGTIMGCSQYLKEQNPAVQIIGLQPMEGSAIPGIRRWPEEYLPKIFDATRVDRVVDMSQQEAEDTTRRLAREEGIFCGVSSGGAVAAMLRLSREVENATMVAIICDRGDRYLSTGLFDLS